The following coding sequences lie in one Alicyclobacillus curvatus genomic window:
- a CDS encoding diguanylate cyclase — protein sequence MNLLGDYPVLSIARYPESNKLSIWTTLMTLLGMILVARAVILMAGQPAARFTELIEIGAIFLLMAPWSVQLPSGASWRPAMPLVMISIFVLPPPLTAVVAIPGLIMTTARAKGSWWKYPQTFAHVGLGLYSGALVYRFIALVLGRTPLAAVTAMVSGVVVHLLVNRVISALIVAERTHKSLGEQIRLSLKELHLGYLNSYLTILMAGLLYPFYGSITLVLAAIAQIGLMRAVSYYSSARQLQHAATVDGLTGVENRSAWENFAASQAESLIHGNIVVIDMDGFKLINDQFGHLVGDGVIHDLAQSIYHLLPKRARMFRYGGDEFVIYDPKATPDSLRAYIVDAVSGANEEWETKGINVGISIGSATGPEDGRTLSDLFSVADARMYEDKHRHRMMFDGLEVGISETVLGLIAATETRDQYTAGHNLRVAFYALELAKHFRLESQKLKSIFRGSIVHDIGKIGIPDALLNKPGALTTEERQIVEAHPQIGYDMCTQLGFSADELAVIRFHHEKWNGTGYPLGLKEEGIPLVARIVALADIYDALTSDRAYRNSWSHDETMNYIIQNSGILFDPACVEAWIASNQNSPLLERQPAWIRQGGVAEAVARMATH from the coding sequence ATGAATCTTTTGGGGGATTACCCTGTGCTATCCATCGCTCGCTATCCAGAAAGCAACAAGCTATCCATCTGGACGACCCTCATGACCTTACTCGGCATGATTCTGGTGGCCAGAGCCGTCATCCTCATGGCTGGGCAGCCAGCCGCACGCTTCACCGAGCTCATCGAAATTGGTGCCATCTTCCTGCTCATGGCTCCTTGGTCGGTTCAGTTGCCCAGCGGAGCATCGTGGCGTCCTGCCATGCCGCTCGTCATGATTAGCATCTTCGTTCTGCCGCCGCCTCTAACGGCTGTTGTCGCAATCCCAGGCCTCATCATGACGACTGCGCGCGCCAAAGGTTCCTGGTGGAAATACCCACAGACGTTCGCACATGTGGGCCTTGGCCTATACTCTGGCGCACTCGTGTACCGTTTCATCGCTCTCGTCCTCGGCAGAACGCCGCTCGCCGCGGTTACCGCCATGGTCTCCGGCGTGGTCGTTCACTTGCTCGTCAATCGCGTGATTTCGGCGCTGATTGTTGCAGAACGCACCCATAAATCGCTCGGCGAGCAGATCCGGTTAAGTTTGAAAGAATTGCACCTCGGATATTTGAACTCATACCTTACAATTCTTATGGCCGGTCTCTTGTACCCGTTTTACGGCTCCATCACGTTAGTCTTGGCTGCCATAGCGCAAATCGGCCTGATGCGCGCAGTATCCTACTATAGTTCTGCACGTCAACTCCAACACGCCGCTACGGTGGACGGTCTTACAGGCGTCGAGAACCGCAGTGCATGGGAGAACTTCGCAGCATCCCAGGCGGAGAGTCTCATTCACGGCAACATTGTCGTCATCGATATGGATGGTTTCAAACTGATTAATGACCAGTTCGGGCATCTTGTGGGTGACGGGGTTATCCACGACCTTGCGCAGTCCATTTATCACCTGTTGCCGAAGCGAGCCCGCATGTTCAGGTACGGCGGTGATGAGTTCGTCATTTATGATCCGAAAGCCACGCCAGACAGTCTTCGCGCTTACATCGTGGATGCCGTCTCAGGGGCGAATGAAGAATGGGAAACCAAGGGAATCAATGTGGGTATCAGCATCGGATCGGCTACTGGACCAGAGGACGGGCGGACACTGTCAGACTTGTTTTCCGTGGCCGACGCCCGCATGTACGAAGACAAGCACCGTCATCGCATGATGTTCGACGGTCTTGAGGTTGGTATCTCTGAAACGGTGCTCGGCCTCATCGCCGCCACCGAAACGAGAGACCAGTACACGGCCGGGCATAACCTGCGCGTTGCCTTCTATGCACTGGAACTCGCAAAACACTTCAGACTGGAATCGCAAAAACTGAAGAGTATTTTTCGCGGCTCTATCGTTCATGACATTGGAAAAATCGGAATTCCTGATGCATTGCTGAATAAACCTGGAGCATTAACGACCGAGGAACGCCAAATCGTCGAAGCGCATCCGCAAATCGGCTACGACATGTGTACACAATTGGGCTTTTCAGCCGATGAACTAGCGGTTATCCGATTTCATCACGAAAAGTGGAACGGCACGGGCTACCCGCTGGGACTCAAGGAGGAGGGTATTCCACTTGTAGCGAGAATCGTTGCTCTTGCGGACATCTACGATGCCTTAACTTCCGACAGGGCCTACCGAAACTCATGGAGTCACGACGAAACCATGAATTACATCATCCAAAATTCTGGAATCCTGTTTGACCCGGCCTGTGTTGAAGCATGGATAGCCTCGAACCAAAACAGCCCCCTCCTCGAACGCCAACCTGCATGGATACGCCAAGGTGGGGTCGCAGAGGCTGTTGCGCGAATGGCCACGCATTGA
- the ytaF gene encoding sporulation membrane protein YtaF codes for MDIVSWLLVLGFALSSSIDNFGVGMSYGVSKIRIGFAANLTIAVIAFSFSMIGIYFGKYITKLIPGTLTTVVAALFVLIIGVRIILISLMAKRNSIHSQRKQQNGAIGRYLKDPAHADKDKSGEISIAESLVLGVAVSMNALTNGLGAGLMSLSPFAVSISAGIFSFLAIWWGVGLGERVANIRMFGWNLGQFSTLISGAILLLIAVHMVFTALSV; via the coding sequence GTGGATATCGTCAGTTGGTTACTGGTTCTGGGCTTCGCCCTGTCTTCCAGCATCGACAATTTTGGCGTAGGTATGTCCTATGGAGTCAGCAAGATTCGCATTGGGTTTGCGGCCAACCTTACCATTGCGGTTATCGCCTTTAGTTTCAGTATGATTGGCATTTACTTTGGGAAGTACATTACAAAGTTGATACCAGGCACTTTAACCACCGTTGTTGCAGCACTATTTGTCCTCATTATCGGCGTGCGCATAATCCTGATATCGCTGATGGCCAAGCGCAATTCAATCCACTCACAACGAAAACAACAAAACGGTGCCATCGGCCGATATCTGAAAGACCCTGCACATGCAGATAAAGATAAGTCTGGCGAAATCAGTATCGCTGAATCTCTGGTTCTCGGCGTGGCGGTGTCAATGAACGCGCTCACCAACGGACTCGGTGCTGGGCTGATGAGCCTGTCTCCGTTTGCTGTGTCAATCAGTGCAGGCATTTTTAGCTTTCTCGCCATTTGGTGGGGCGTGGGTCTCGGCGAGCGCGTTGCGAATATTCGCATGTTTGGGTGGAATCTCGGCCAGTTCAGTACACTCATCAGCGGCGCGATTTTATTGCTGATTGCTGTGCACATGGTATTTACCGCACTTTCCGTGTAA
- a CDS encoding CoA-binding protein, with amino-acid sequence MASVMTTTETSMADLLSQSHSVALLGVSPRPDTQSYAVAAYLQSQGYQLLPVTDGDDSIVGFPTVSSLGGIKKPVDLLSVFLNSEAPPSLKDDVLRLGVRAIWVEPGCSQTVNAACQSTGLPVYSHHCIMDDHRSLLGNKKN; translated from the coding sequence ATGGCATCTGTCATGACGACCACAGAAACCAGTATGGCTGACCTCTTGTCTCAGTCGCATTCCGTAGCCCTCCTTGGCGTATCGCCGAGACCTGACACGCAAAGTTATGCAGTGGCTGCTTATTTGCAATCCCAAGGATACCAGTTGCTTCCGGTCACAGACGGAGATGACTCAATCGTAGGTTTTCCAACCGTATCGTCGCTTGGCGGTATCAAGAAACCTGTCGATCTCCTGTCTGTCTTCCTGAACAGTGAAGCACCCCCCTCGCTGAAAGATGACGTTTTGCGACTTGGGGTAAGGGCAATTTGGGTAGAACCGGGTTGTTCGCAAACCGTGAATGCGGCGTGCCAATCAACCGGGCTCCCAGTCTATAGCCATCACTGCATCATGGATGACCACCGAAGCCTTCTTGGCAACAAAAAGAACTGA
- a CDS encoding NAD(P)/FAD-dependent oxidoreductase produces the protein MQHQYDAIIVGAGPAGLYAAYEFSLRAPQAKVLLVDKGVEAKYRHCPIMEGKIEKCPPANRIKTYASCWPACGVINGAGGAGSFSDGKFNITSEFGGFLTDYLPPSKVLELIRYVDNINMRHGAPDTITDPTTHAVADIERRAIGAGLKLLRAQVRHIGTDNNLELMTSIFNYLSEKVELRFRTFVDDLIVENGQVRGITVRGGEDLTAPYVIMAPGRDGSTWLSELLRRHKLRMTNNQVDIGVRVETSNIIMQEINENLYEGKFIFNSPSTGLRVRTFCSNPSGHVVIENHTGVMAANGHAYKDPLLGTSNTNFALLVSHRFTEPFDRPNEFAKQICRHANELSNGSIIVQKYGDILKGRRSTPERIHEGFIEPTMREAVPGDLGLVLPYKTMVALQEMIEALNHVTPGIASEHTLFYGVEAKFYASRAEVNNNLETPIAGLFCAGDGPGISRGISQAASSGVHAARSIINRL, from the coding sequence ATGCAGCACCAGTACGACGCCATTATTGTAGGGGCCGGACCGGCAGGACTCTATGCAGCTTATGAATTTTCTCTGCGAGCACCACAGGCAAAAGTACTCCTTGTCGACAAGGGTGTGGAAGCCAAATATCGTCATTGTCCAATCATGGAAGGGAAAATTGAAAAATGTCCGCCTGCCAATCGCATTAAAACCTACGCTAGTTGTTGGCCTGCTTGCGGTGTCATTAATGGTGCCGGCGGGGCTGGAAGTTTCAGCGATGGCAAGTTTAACATTACTTCAGAATTTGGTGGGTTCTTGACGGACTATTTACCGCCGTCCAAAGTGCTGGAACTCATCCGGTACGTTGACAATATCAATATGCGCCATGGTGCCCCAGATACGATTACCGATCCGACGACACATGCTGTAGCAGACATCGAACGCCGGGCGATTGGTGCGGGGTTAAAGCTGCTTCGCGCACAGGTGCGACACATCGGGACTGATAACAACCTTGAGCTTATGACCAGCATTTTTAATTATTTGTCGGAAAAGGTAGAACTGCGTTTCCGCACGTTTGTGGACGACCTCATTGTTGAAAACGGACAGGTACGTGGCATCACCGTACGAGGCGGCGAAGATTTGACGGCGCCATACGTCATTATGGCTCCCGGTCGAGACGGTTCGACGTGGCTGTCTGAATTGCTGAGGCGACACAAGCTGCGGATGACCAACAACCAGGTTGACATCGGCGTTCGCGTAGAGACTTCCAACATCATTATGCAGGAAATCAATGAAAACCTATATGAAGGAAAGTTCATTTTCAACTCTCCCTCTACGGGTCTGCGTGTACGTACCTTTTGCAGCAACCCGTCAGGTCATGTCGTGATTGAAAATCACACAGGTGTCATGGCGGCAAATGGCCATGCCTATAAGGACCCGCTGCTTGGTACATCAAACACAAACTTTGCTCTGCTTGTCAGTCATCGTTTCACAGAGCCGTTTGACAGGCCAAACGAGTTCGCAAAGCAGATTTGCCGACACGCCAACGAGTTGTCTAACGGCTCGATTATTGTCCAGAAATACGGAGACATTTTGAAAGGACGGCGCAGTACACCGGAGCGCATTCACGAGGGATTCATTGAACCGACGATGCGCGAAGCCGTTCCCGGCGACCTCGGCCTAGTCTTGCCATACAAAACGATGGTAGCCCTGCAGGAAATGATTGAAGCACTGAATCACGTCACACCGGGAATTGCCAGTGAACACACGCTGTTTTACGGGGTGGAGGCCAAATTCTACGCATCACGTGCTGAAGTGAACAATAATTTGGAGACACCCATTGCCGGCTTGTTTTGTGCTGGCGACGGCCCCGGTATCTCGCGCGGGATCTCGCAAGCCGCGAGCAGCGGTGTGCATGCAGCGCGATCGATTATCAATCGCCTCTAA
- a CDS encoding acetolactate synthase, with amino-acid sequence MSEPMTGGRLVTLCLSREHVKHVFCVPGESYLEVLDGLYDFPEMQLISARHESGAAFMAEAYAKASGQVGVCMATRAVGLSNLSIGLHTARQDSTPVVALVGHVPQPHQEREAFQEVPLAEWFRPVCKWTVEIREVDRIPELIHRAFYVARSGRPGPVLVVLPQDVLEAQSTNTYVITPYHASAMQPDAAAVEAVHSALSAAKRPMLIVGGGVSRSGATDSVLQVANRYAMPVVTAFRRFDAIPNSADHYAGWLGFGPHRTLLEELRHADVVLTVGTRLSQITTQDYSLPSRETKVFVVDVDPLSGVTAHPPELTITSDADAFCRQLLVSRPEDNLSHAVRELRQDRVHQLHRAYLQFSDARQLDSPKYVNLEGMMYDFVRTVPADTLITSDAGNFFGWLARYYRFEMAGTYVGPTSGAMGYALPAAIGAKLARPAQTVVAFAGDGGFMMTMSEMATAMMYGVKVIAIVINNNCYGTIRAHQERRHKGRPLGTDLWNPSFSDLARSFGGFGVTVKTNAAFVPALESALQTEKFAVIEVLSDPSILSVSQEV; translated from the coding sequence ATGTCAGAGCCAATGACTGGGGGGCGCCTTGTCACCCTCTGTCTCTCCCGCGAACATGTGAAACATGTCTTTTGCGTACCTGGGGAGAGCTATCTGGAGGTTTTGGACGGTCTTTACGATTTTCCGGAGATGCAACTGATTTCCGCGCGTCACGAAAGCGGAGCCGCCTTTATGGCGGAAGCGTACGCGAAGGCGTCGGGTCAGGTTGGCGTGTGCATGGCTACGCGAGCAGTCGGCTTATCGAACCTATCAATTGGTTTGCACACGGCGAGGCAGGACTCGACGCCAGTGGTTGCTTTGGTCGGACACGTGCCGCAACCACATCAGGAACGGGAAGCTTTTCAGGAAGTTCCCCTTGCTGAATGGTTTCGCCCTGTTTGCAAGTGGACAGTGGAAATCCGAGAGGTCGACCGCATCCCAGAGCTGATTCATCGTGCGTTCTATGTGGCAAGATCCGGTCGACCTGGCCCCGTCCTGGTTGTTCTCCCGCAGGATGTGCTCGAGGCCCAGTCAACGAACACGTACGTCATTACACCTTACCATGCCTCTGCAATGCAACCCGATGCAGCTGCGGTCGAGGCGGTTCACAGCGCTCTGAGTGCAGCCAAGCGACCCATGTTGATAGTTGGGGGAGGTGTCAGTCGCTCTGGTGCGACGGATTCTGTCTTACAGGTGGCCAACCGATATGCGATGCCTGTCGTCACGGCGTTTCGACGTTTCGATGCCATCCCGAATTCAGCAGACCATTACGCTGGGTGGCTCGGCTTTGGCCCCCATCGCACATTGCTTGAAGAACTTCGTCACGCGGATGTTGTTCTGACGGTGGGCACTCGCTTGTCACAGATAACGACACAAGATTATTCTCTGCCCAGTCGCGAGACAAAAGTGTTTGTCGTTGATGTCGATCCGCTCTCGGGCGTGACAGCGCACCCGCCCGAACTGACGATTACCTCCGATGCAGATGCCTTTTGCCGGCAATTGCTGGTAAGCCGGCCCGAGGATAACCTCTCCCATGCGGTGCGGGAACTGCGTCAAGACCGAGTCCATCAACTGCACCGGGCTTATTTACAGTTTTCTGACGCGAGGCAGCTCGATAGTCCGAAGTACGTAAACCTGGAAGGGATGATGTACGATTTTGTTCGGACGGTGCCTGCTGATACGCTCATCACTAGTGACGCTGGGAACTTTTTTGGCTGGCTGGCCCGGTATTATCGATTTGAGATGGCTGGCACGTACGTTGGGCCGACCTCAGGAGCAATGGGGTACGCGTTACCGGCAGCGATTGGAGCAAAGCTTGCCCGACCAGCACAGACGGTCGTGGCGTTCGCAGGTGACGGTGGGTTTATGATGACCATGTCTGAAATGGCAACGGCCATGATGTACGGTGTCAAAGTCATTGCTATCGTCATCAATAACAACTGCTATGGGACCATCAGGGCGCACCAGGAGCGAAGACACAAGGGGAGACCGCTTGGCACTGACCTTTGGAACCCGTCGTTTTCTGACTTGGCACGCTCTTTCGGCGGTTTTGGAGTCACTGTAAAGACGAACGCAGCCTTCGTTCCTGCACTTGAGAGCGCACTTCAGACTGAGAAATTTGCCGTGATTGAAGTTTTGTCTGACCCCTCCATTTTGTCGGTCAGTCAGGAGGTCTAA
- a CDS encoding pyruvate synthase, with protein MNVIEKQSGAAGMEPEKQQIEEFHSGNEMAAQAAAQINYHLMGYFPITPSTEVAEYLDEMRVRGEHNITMVPADGEHGAAGICYGASTGGGRVFNATSSQGFLYMLENLPVQSGTRFPMVLNLVTRAISGPLDIRGDHSDLYYGLNIGWPILLARDPQAVYDMNMIALRVTEHSDVRLPVIVAYDGFFTSHAKRRVKFFADKRVVQDFVGPVPVPPVTSLDPRHPVTIGPYMNDPDQMNNKYQQSLAMYRAEQVFLDVAAEYEKISGRPYDLLDLYRMDDADVVLFILNSAADTARDAVDELRARGIKAGIVSPNIIRPFPKAAIQKALAKAKVVLVAERADSYGGHGANLTHEVKAALQELHTPAHVISRVYGLGGKEFYPADAMSLFDMCTSWLDGDAVPDFDYFGVQPGDQTAAAMALHTGLPALSKEEMSGYVSVSQDEETGELAVKAPNLRALTKKPRRLAPGHGACPGCGIFPGVETFLKGIEGDVVVLYQTGCAMVTTTGYPYTSHRVTYLHNLFQNGAATLSGLVEMFWEKKRRGEIAVGDDITFIMVTGDGGMDIGMGPAIGAALRNHKMIILEYDNEGYMNTGAQLSYSTPLGHMTSTSGVGPKGSGKTFPHKDTPQIMAATNIPYVFTGTEAFPQDLIKKAAKAQWYANHEGLVYGKILIACPLNWKSKDELGNVIVGAAVKSCFFPLYEVERGKTHITYNPDEKGERIPVTDWLKTMGKTRHLLKAENSELLSQFETEVERRWSRLQAKHAHPEL; from the coding sequence ATGAACGTCATCGAAAAGCAGTCAGGTGCGGCTGGAATGGAACCGGAGAAACAACAGATTGAGGAGTTTCATTCGGGTAACGAGATGGCGGCGCAGGCGGCAGCACAGATTAACTACCACTTGATGGGGTACTTTCCAATTACGCCATCCACCGAAGTAGCGGAGTACCTCGACGAAATGCGCGTGCGCGGTGAACACAACATCACCATGGTGCCCGCAGACGGTGAACACGGCGCTGCAGGTATCTGTTACGGTGCGTCAACTGGTGGCGGCCGTGTGTTTAACGCGACTTCTTCCCAAGGCTTTTTGTACATGCTTGAGAACTTGCCTGTTCAGTCGGGTACGCGCTTTCCGATGGTCCTGAACCTTGTTACGAGAGCCATCTCAGGGCCGCTCGATATTCGCGGGGATCACTCCGACTTGTATTACGGATTAAACATCGGATGGCCCATCTTGCTTGCGCGAGATCCGCAAGCCGTGTACGACATGAATATGATTGCGCTGCGTGTCACGGAGCACAGTGATGTTCGTTTACCCGTGATTGTCGCGTACGACGGGTTCTTTACCTCACACGCCAAACGCCGCGTGAAATTTTTTGCAGATAAGCGTGTGGTACAGGATTTCGTGGGTCCAGTCCCAGTTCCGCCTGTCACTTCACTCGACCCGAGGCACCCTGTGACGATTGGACCCTATATGAACGACCCAGACCAGATGAACAACAAATACCAGCAGTCACTGGCGATGTACAGGGCCGAACAGGTATTTCTCGACGTCGCGGCCGAATATGAGAAAATTTCCGGGCGTCCTTACGACCTGCTTGACCTGTACCGCATGGATGACGCGGACGTGGTTTTGTTCATTTTGAACTCTGCTGCAGACACCGCTCGGGACGCTGTGGACGAATTGCGGGCACGGGGCATCAAGGCCGGAATCGTTTCACCGAACATCATCCGTCCGTTTCCGAAAGCAGCGATTCAAAAAGCGCTCGCTAAAGCCAAGGTTGTACTCGTTGCAGAACGCGCCGACTCATATGGTGGTCACGGTGCCAATCTGACACACGAAGTGAAGGCAGCCCTGCAGGAGTTGCACACCCCAGCACACGTGATTTCTCGCGTCTACGGACTCGGTGGAAAAGAGTTCTACCCGGCAGATGCGATGAGCCTGTTTGACATGTGCACGTCGTGGCTTGACGGAGACGCTGTGCCCGACTTCGACTACTTCGGGGTTCAACCGGGGGACCAAACTGCTGCAGCCATGGCACTTCACACCGGCCTACCCGCGCTCTCGAAGGAAGAAATGAGCGGCTACGTGTCTGTCAGCCAGGATGAAGAGACGGGCGAACTTGCTGTCAAAGCGCCCAACCTGCGAGCACTGACGAAAAAACCACGACGTCTCGCGCCAGGTCACGGTGCCTGCCCCGGGTGCGGTATTTTCCCGGGTGTCGAAACCTTCCTCAAGGGCATCGAAGGCGATGTTGTTGTGTTGTATCAAACGGGCTGCGCGATGGTAACCACCACCGGCTACCCGTACACGTCTCATCGCGTGACATATCTGCACAATCTCTTTCAGAACGGTGCCGCGACCCTATCCGGTCTTGTAGAAATGTTCTGGGAGAAAAAGCGGCGCGGTGAAATTGCTGTCGGCGATGATATCACGTTTATCATGGTGACCGGTGACGGCGGCATGGACATTGGCATGGGGCCGGCCATCGGAGCTGCACTGCGGAATCACAAGATGATTATCCTTGAGTATGACAACGAAGGATATATGAATACGGGGGCTCAACTGTCCTACTCCACACCGCTTGGCCATATGACGTCAACATCCGGTGTTGGACCAAAGGGCAGCGGCAAGACGTTTCCGCACAAGGACACCCCGCAAATTATGGCGGCTACAAACATTCCCTACGTGTTCACGGGTACAGAGGCATTTCCGCAGGACTTAATTAAGAAGGCTGCAAAGGCACAGTGGTACGCGAACCACGAGGGCTTGGTTTACGGCAAGATATTGATTGCCTGCCCGCTGAACTGGAAGTCGAAAGATGAGCTCGGGAACGTCATTGTCGGGGCTGCTGTAAAGAGCTGTTTCTTCCCTCTGTACGAGGTGGAGCGCGGCAAGACACACATTACGTATAACCCGGATGAAAAGGGCGAACGCATCCCGGTGACAGATTGGCTGAAAACGATGGGTAAGACTCGTCATCTGTTGAAGGCCGAGAACAGCGAGCTGTTGAGTCAGTTTGAGACGGAAGTTGAGCGACGCTGGAGCCGACTGCAGGCGAAACACGCGCATCCCGAACTCTAG
- a CDS encoding 2-oxoacid:acceptor oxidoreductase family protein, translating to MKQTETDTSHRFLEIRMESIGGLGANLAGKILSESGVIRQGLNGWYAASYGSEKKGSPVKAFVRFAPHEIEIRGTYPVDEPDVVAVFHEALLHSRSTTAGLRTGGTLLVNTKRTPEEIRAEVDRRDITVATVDALGISVREGTRINTAMLGAMCHVVPLLDVDAVRAGIAETFTTKYQHLLEANLRTFDGAREEVVEQGPLDDTPYAPANEVSVGRALGYETQFIGGVIPYAGNSIAKDLSASRQGFIPALNLDTCINCAACDHVCPDACFVWESRDNGKGREFQFLVGIDYQYCKGCQKCVEACPTDALQTVAEADAYVASHRIRKFAPMVSRGPQENGVKGVGTR from the coding sequence ATGAAACAGACCGAAACAGATACGTCACATCGATTTCTTGAGATCCGCATGGAATCGATTGGTGGTCTTGGCGCAAACCTGGCTGGTAAGATTCTCTCGGAGTCGGGTGTTATTCGGCAGGGTCTTAACGGTTGGTATGCAGCGTCATACGGCTCGGAAAAGAAAGGTTCCCCAGTAAAGGCGTTTGTTCGCTTTGCTCCTCACGAAATTGAGATTCGAGGCACGTATCCTGTTGATGAACCGGATGTCGTCGCTGTATTTCACGAAGCGTTGCTGCACAGTCGGTCAACGACTGCAGGACTGAGGACTGGCGGCACGTTGCTTGTGAACACCAAGCGTACGCCGGAAGAGATTCGAGCAGAGGTTGACAGACGCGACATCACCGTGGCGACCGTGGACGCACTTGGAATTTCTGTGCGCGAAGGCACGCGCATTAATACCGCCATGCTTGGAGCGATGTGCCATGTGGTTCCACTGCTCGACGTGGATGCTGTCCGGGCGGGGATAGCTGAAACGTTTACGACGAAGTACCAACATCTGCTCGAGGCAAACCTGCGCACGTTTGATGGGGCCAGGGAAGAAGTGGTTGAACAGGGACCACTCGATGACACGCCGTATGCGCCGGCAAACGAAGTATCGGTAGGCCGGGCGCTTGGATATGAGACTCAGTTTATTGGCGGGGTGATTCCGTACGCGGGCAACTCTATCGCAAAGGACCTAAGTGCTTCGCGGCAAGGATTTATTCCTGCGCTTAACCTCGACACGTGCATCAACTGCGCAGCGTGTGACCATGTTTGTCCGGACGCCTGCTTTGTCTGGGAGTCTCGCGATAATGGCAAGGGCCGCGAATTTCAATTCTTAGTTGGGATTGACTATCAGTATTGCAAGGGTTGCCAAAAGTGCGTGGAAGCTTGTCCCACGGATGCGCTGCAAACCGTCGCAGAGGCTGATGCCTACGTTGCCTCGCACAGGATTCGAAAGTTTGCACCGATGGTCAGTCGGGGTCCGCAGGAGAACGGCGTAAAGGGGGTTGGTACGAGATGA